DNA from Scheffersomyces stipitis CBS 6054 chromosome 1, whole genome shotgun sequence:
GAAGTGGTTGCATTCTCGAGAAGCTCTAGTAAGAAGGAAGATGCTTTCAAGATGGGTGCATCCAAGTACATAGCTACTAAGGAAGACACAGAATGGgccaactccaacttggACACCTTCGACATGATCCTTAACTGTGCCAGTTTCGGAAAGGGAGTCGACTACGACTCGTTCATCAGaactttgaagttgggTGGCAAATACGTCACTGTCTCTGCCCCTCCTGCGGATGAATCCATCACCATTGCTCCATTCAACTTGCTCATTGGAGGTGGTATCATTGCTGGGTCTGGTATTGGTTCCATGAAGGAAGCCGACGAATTGTTAAAGTTGTACGCCGACAACAACTTGGCTCCATGGATCGAAAAGGTGCCTATCAGTGAAGAAGGTGTTCACAAGGTGATGAACAGGATCAGTGTCGGTGACGTCAGATACAGATTTGTGTTGACTGACTTCGACCAGGCTTTTGATTCCAAGTGGTAATTACATATGTATAGTGTATACTGTATAGTGAAGTGTTCACATCTCCATGAATCAGCTATCACGGGTTCTATAACCCCGCGTTACAATTCTTAGATCCAGTATACAAATGGCCAGGGAAGAAAAGCATATGAAAAATGGAGGAACGATAAAATCAGATGAAAGACAGGCGATGTTCGACACCTAGTAGAAAAACCGAATAGCATTATTTCTGTTGAAATCCTGAACACTTCATAAGTAATAGAATTTATTGACTATAACTATTTCACAAGAACGTAGTAGCGAATTTCACATTCATATCCATCCACAGGTTTGACTATTCACTTCGTATTTAAACTCACACTTTGAACCTTGCAAGCTCTATTCTCAGTTGGTGGCCTTTTCTGATATACTCCATATATTTGTGAAACAGTGATGTCACAGAAATACGCTTTGATTACCGGTGCTTCCTCTGGTATCGGCTACAGTGTAGCCCGTATACTTGCCCAAAGGGGATATAAGGTACTTGGATGTGCCCCAGAGAAAGATCTCCTGGGCATGGACTCTTTGAAAGAATATGGCGTCGTTCCGTTTGCTCTCGATATCACCAACATCGATCAGATCAAGAAAGCTGTAGAGTTTGTCCGGGCCGAAACAGGCGGACGTTTGGAtatcttgtacaacaacGCCGGCATATCTATCGGTGGGCCTGCTACCGAAATACCTGACGACGACTTGGTCCGTTTGTTCAATGTCAATGTGTTTGGCCATATCTACATGACGAAGTACTTCATCGGGTTTGTCATAGCTGCTAAAGGTAGGGTTGTTTTCACTTCTTCGGTTGCGGCTCGTGTTCCGTTATCTTGGATCGGAGCATACTGTGCCTCAAAAGCAGCCATTGACCTGTATGCCCAAGCTCTCCGTGTCGAGATGAAGCCGTTTGGTGTCAGAGTCCACAGTGTAATCACTGGAGGTGTCAATACCGCCATCTGTGATGTGAACTTTCCCAAATCTTTTGAAGGTTCACGATACGACGTCCCAGGCCTTTATGATAGCTTGAAAGCTTCATCTACAATGTCCAGAGACGTATGTATTCAACCAGATGAATATGCCAAACAAGTCATCCGTGACATCACCGGATGGAGAGACCCAGGCTTCAACCTCTACCACGGTGCCAGAGCGTACACTCTCCATATATTGGGACGCTTCTTCCCTGTCTGGTTGGTTGAGTGGGGGATTGCTTTCCATTTCAAGCAGTTGAAGCCACTCCGAGAAGTTGCAAGAAGGGCTAAGAAGACAAACACCGCTTGATACCTAGAACGGACATGCAGAGTATTCTATGTATCAGTCGGTCTTGTTGTCTCTGAACATTCTATAGAGAAGTAGTACAGAAGTAGGAGAGAACTACATTGCAAAGGTAaggaaatagaagaaatgtATAAATAGAATCTTATTACTGTTCTGAATCCGCAAAACTCAGCAACTACATGTAAAGGAGAAGCCGGCTAGGTTTATTCGAATACAGCGatttaatttttcattcgGAAAAGCGACCGGAATTGGTTCAAACCATCCTGTCAAAAATGTTAATACTAGTGCCCAGAATTATCAAACTAGATTCCAAAAAATACTCACCAGCTATAGGAAATTTTTAATACCAACAAAATCGTTCATTCCACAGCCTCAGAAGTGACCAGGGTAACTTTGTAGTGCATGTAGCTAGCAGCTAACCTCATAATGCAATTGCAAGCCCCCTCTATGCTTGATTTCCCCAGGtttcaattcaaaatgAGCCCCTATAAGCTCTCTATATGCACTCTATTTATAAAGGGGTTGTGACGTTGTGTCTTAGGGGGGATTGCCAATATAAATCGGAAAGGACCCAAGAAAATTAAGCGATTAAGCGATCCTTGTTTCTCCACAAGTGCCAAGGCTATGGGTGAGAAAAACGGATTGCCCGAAAGACCTCCGAAGTACGAAGTTAATCGCGACTTCATTGCAATTCTAGAATCAGCTGGTGAAAATGACTATGCTAGCTTCAAATACGTAGAGAGTCCAGGATATGTGTACGCTAAGAACAATGCACGGTATCCAACTTTGCCAGAAACTATTAGTcacttgaagttgttgaaagcATTCGGCGAATTGAAAACTACAATTGTTGGTACTAGAGATCTAGACTCGAGGGAATCAACCAAGAAATGGCAAGCATTTGTAACAAATgcatcaagaagattcaTTTTGTTCATGACtgctttgaagaagtctctcGATAGACTGACAGTTGCCCTTGATGACGAATCTGAGCTATACTCGAGAGCGATAGATGCTACCGCAATACAATTGTTGGATAATCTTCTACCTCCATTGGATGTGGTGATGGTTTGGCATgcattcttgttgaatccTCGAAGCTTTTACGATAATTGCATGCGCAATGATATGTTTTGTTTTGCTAACTTCCCCTtgccattgaagaaattgaatgaTGCCATCGATAACTACTCATTTTCGTATAATCCCTCTAGTGAACTTAAAGACAACTATTTGAATCTCATTAGAAATACGACTACGGAAAAGGACGATCTTATCTACGATTTCGAAAAATTCTCAGTGGACGAACAAAGAGTCTCAGTATATTGTCCAATTTGTGGGCACACATTATCAGAAAATGTTCCATTGGCTGCCGAATTCTTTAACGGCTTTGCTGATGAAAATTTCTCTCAAGATACCAAGATTAGTAATTGCTCGTGTGACTTTCCTACAACCATATCGCATAATGAACTAA
Protein-coding regions in this window:
- the AYR3 gene encoding 1-Acyl dihydroxyacetone phosphate reductase ribitol 2-dehydrogenase, which produces MSQKYALITGASSGIGYSVARILAQRGYKVLGCAPEKDLSGMDSLKEYGVVPFALDITNIDQIKKAVEFVRAETGGRLDILYNNAGISIGGPATEIPDDDLVRLFNVNVFGHIYMTKYFIGFVIAAKGRVVFTSSVAARVPLSWIGAYCASKAAIDSYAQALRVEMKPFGVRVHSVITGGVNTAICDVNFPKSFEGSRYDVPGLYDSLKASSTMSRDVCIQPDEYAKQVIRDITGWRDPGFNLYHGARAYTLHILGRFFPVWLVEWGIAFHFKQLKPLREVARRAKKTNTA